Within the Hevea brasiliensis isolate MT/VB/25A 57/8 chromosome 2, ASM3005281v1, whole genome shotgun sequence genome, the region TTTTGCAGTACAGAGCAAAATCCTCGCAGTTGTTCCCCATAACATcataattaccaaatccattttgaagaagatACATAGCTCGGTGGATAACTGTTTCTGGTGGATCAGAAGCAGCAGTGGTGCATGTACCTCCCCGTACTTTTGCTAGAAAGACAGAGGGGGTTGCCCCATATTCAAAGCAGTAAAGGGATCCTTTTCCAAGGAAGCAGTCCAGGCAGGAGAGGGCTACCCCACTATTGGGTTGCCTGAATCCACAGTCAGGAATATTACAGGATGAGGGAATGCTAGTCATTGAATCATAGAAATCGGAAGATGTATCAGAGCTTGAATTTATATTCTGCCTGGGTGTAAAATGGACCACCTTGTTTCCGCCAACAAAGATACCTGCAAAGTCAGATTTCAGATATTGATTGTTCTAAAATTTCAGCACAAAATGAATTGTTAAAAATCTAACAAGATTGTCGTCAGTTGTTCCAAACTTGTCCAGTTACTAATTCATTAACAGAGTAAATGCAACTCAAGAACATCACCATGACCACAGAGGGAGTGACAGAACTGGGCATGTTTCTGAAAAATAAACAACCAGCTAAAGTCTAGATCCTCACAATAGCTCTAAAATGCTATGACAGAGCAGTTTCCAACAACGCTAATACAAAGTTGTCAAAGATAGAATGCAAGGGTACCACAAAAAGCATATATTGCTGGCATGAATACTGTCCACAGAATTAGGCATATTTACATCACTATCTGAGGCATCATGGAAGGTCAATTGAAAGTCGCAAGAAGTCCAATTCTGTATACATGGATCCACGAATTGTATTTGACGAGATACCATACCAAATAGGTGCAGACATTGAGCAAAAAGCCAAAATCGCAATTTAATCTTGATGGTATCCATTCCATTTCTGATACCATCAGGCCACAAAAAAAAAATGGCAAACCGCAAAATTGTTCTCCTGTGGAGGGTTAAGAACCATTAATGAAAAATGTGATGAAATTGTTTGTTGTGGCCATTGGCAGATGATCATTAATTAGCATAGAATACTCATAGGACATTCCTATTAGCCATTCTCTGTCCGCAGAGCAACAAAAAAACTCAAAGAACACCAGTTTCCTTCTGCAATATAGGCCATCTGATGTGAGTGTTTCAACTTTCAATAACTTTCTCTCTGTTTGATTGCCCTCTTGCTTTTGTTAGACTGGCACTCAAAATGACAAAAGGGTAACAAATATCTAGTCATCTGTCCTGTAACAAGGTCTACTCTCTCATCTTCAATGTTATCAAGGTAGAATGGTAAATAACAAGCAAGGAAGAATCATGTGTTCACATTTCATTATTGtataaagaaagaggaaaaaaaagtGGTTCTTTCTCCCAAAATACTGTTCAGCTCCACTAGACCAGTTACAATTGTCGCCAATCATGACAGCAGAAAAAATTACACAATAGCTGATATAGAATTTTACTTATAGGGAGGACACTATTACACATGAATCACTgagtttaatattaatattaacatTCCAGTGAAaaattttatggtcttccatagttCTCCATTCTAGGAAATCGCACAGGGATGTGAAGCAAGGAGAATGTTATGGAACAAAATGGCCATGTGATCCGTCAAGCCTAGTCAATAGATGACACGAGCTAAATAACCACCAATTTATAAGAAAATGTTTtgctaattaaaattttacagcTGAAAGTTCTGATAACTTGTACTCTAGACCATCATAAACATCTATAGAGGAACCCACAAGTATAAACTTGGAAGCCAAGAAATTTCAAACTTGTACACCTCAAACTCTCAAAGAATCGGTTAATTTCTAAACAGCAAAGTGCAAATTAGATGTTACTAAGAAATACAACTCAACGCAGTACAATATGCTCAACATAGAAGTTGAATTAAAAAGATGAAAAGAAATTAACAAGCAAGGGTTTGAAACACAAATGATTATCAAGAAGGCCAGAAACAAAAAAGAAATCGAATTAAATTCTGAGGAACAAACAAAATGGAGGGACCAAATAAAGTTAATTAAAATGCTTTGGAATGAGAATTTCACAAGGAACCCACATTGCAAAATTCTGCAATGTCAAAGGAaatgtacacacacacacacacaaaaagaagaaatttccgaGTCAAAACGCAGAAAGAAACAGAGAGAGATACCATGGTGAGAGTAAGTGAATACAGCTCTATAAGTGTAGATGTGATCCCCTGGCTTGATTTCACTTCTCTCCACTCTGTGGGTGAGCAGGCCCATATTCTCCCTCCCCGCCGGTGCTGGACTCTGTTCACCTTATTTGCAAGTTGCACTAATCAGCAGTCGCACTGCAAATCATCTCCAAAGCCAACAAAATAGTCGCTTTCAGCTAATAAATGGACATTGTGGCAAAATATAATTGGCATCCAAAGGAATCTGCTCAACAACCTTTACCAAAAGCTCCAtataattatttttggattttttatgattaaaataaaaagaaataggtAGCCATTTCAGGTTTTTTTGGGTTAAAGCTGCGAGTGGTGGggataatgatgatgatgatgatggttttGATTCTTTCGGCTCCTGACTTTCTATCCAATCGGGCTGAAGGGCAAAACTGGAAttatgaggtttttttttttaattttccttcTGGGCTTCTCAAATTGATCATTGATTACCTACTAAACTAATATGAATCTGATTCGTTACCTTAGGTATTCGAGCAAAAGTGGCTACCGTTTTTTCCTAGGGCCCAGAAAACTTAATCCAAAGTGCTTTGGATTCTTTCCCTCGATGTCAAGTTATGGTTTAGGCCTCatctttgacaaaaaaaaaaaatatgttatGGCTTTGGCGTCATGGTAGGTTGGTGATCAAGCAATTAGCATCCCATCAAATGCCTTTTTCTTTGTCCAATTCTCAACATTTAAGTGGTTTAGAAAGAGAGAGAGTCCAATTTTACTCCCACTAGTCGCCGTTTGGTTCCCTCTACAAGTGGTGAGGGTTTTCTTGACAATGGAAAACGGGTTGAAGATGCGAATCCTGACCCGTTTTTCCGATTCTTGGTCTTTGTATCGTGTTTAAGGCATTCGGCTTTTTTTCTTCTATATCCGGGCTAGGTAGCACAATTATTTTTTGTTAGAGGGCTTCTGGGCCCGGAGTCCGTAATATAATTTTATCATTGATCATATCTCcttttaatagaaaaaaatatatataaatatataaattttattcattttacatataaattttaatataatattatatcttGAATCCACTATAATAGAGCCTAAATAAAAATTTGGAAAGATTGCAAAAAAAATACTTTGTAGTTTCGCTTATTTTCATTTCATGGTCTGTGTTTTATTTTGTAATAAAGTGCTTTGAGGTTCACACCATTAGCAAATGATAGTTTTCTATCTTCTATTCGTTAAAAGATGCTGACGTAGAATAGAAAGGTATTGACGTGGAAGAGAAGTCTACTAACTTAGAATAAAAATGTTAAGGAATGTCATCTTTGTATACTTATTTGTATCCCTAACTTATAGCATTGCATATATGTATTTGCTTAATTATAGAATTACTTTCCTTCTTTATTAGGATCACAATTGTATAAATATGTTGTAATCCTTCTTTCAGAAATaagagaaaatattttcatagCATGTATCAGAGTTATTgtgaataaaatttttttttcttttttttttctcttttttatttttctctacgtttttggctactAGAGAATTGAGTCACCACCAAAGATGACTATCTTGTCTCACCTCCCACCCCAAACGCCAGCTGGGTCGTTGGCGACCAGTTTCCTAGAGGTCCGGTCACTAGTGGAGCCATGTGTGAGCCACACACGCCGACAGAAGGATTAACGCAGTTTCACGCGCCAACACATCAGAGCACGTGCGTCGTACGGTCGCCATCCATTTCTTTTTCGAGCACTTTCGATGGCCTCTTCTTAGATTAGGATAAGTTACTCGGTGTGTAGCTCCTTGATTCTTGTGCCTTTTGTGGTTT harbors:
- the LOC110663759 gene encoding protein LEAD-SENSITIVE 1: MGLLTHRVERSEIKPGDHIYTYRAVFTYSHHGIFVGGNKVVHFTPRQNINSSSDTSSDFYDSMTSIPSSCNIPDCGFRQPNSGVALSCLDCFLGKGSLYCFEYGATPSVFLAKVRGGTCTTAASDPPETVIHRAMYLLQNGFGNYDVMGNNCEDFALYCKTGLLVMDKQGVGRSGQASSVIGAPLAALLSSPLKLLMPSPVGVATVTAGMYCMSRYATDIGVRSDVIKVAVEDLAVNLGWADHHEEVNEDIEASHRLITG